The Halichoerus grypus chromosome 14, mHalGry1.hap1.1, whole genome shotgun sequence genome contains a region encoding:
- the PABIR1 gene encoding PPP2R1A-PPP2R2A-interacting phosphatase regulator 1, with the protein MAQEKMELDLELPPGTGGSPAEGGGSGAGGGLRRSNSAPLIHGLSDTSPVFQAEAPSARRNSTTFPNRHGLLLPASPVRMHSSRLHQIKQEEGMDLINRETVHEREVQNAMQISHSWEESFSLSDNDVEKSASPKRIDFIPVSPAPSPTRGIGKQCFSPSLQSFVSSNGLPPSPIPSPTTRFTTRRSQSPINCIRPSVLGPLKRKCEMETEYQPKRFFQGITNMLSSDVAQLSDPGVCVSSDTLDGNSSSAGSSCNSPAKVSTTTDSPVSPAQAASPFIPVDELSSK; encoded by the coding sequence ATGGCTCAGGAGAAGATGGAGCTAGACCTGGAGTTGCCTCCGGGTACTGGCGGGAGCCCGGCCGAGGGCGGCGGCAGTGGCGCCGGCGGGGGCCTCAGGAGGTCTAACAGCGCCCCCCTGATCCACGGCCTCAGTGACACTTCGCCGGTGTTCCAGGCCGAGGCGCCGAGCGCCAGGCGGAACAGCACAACGTTCCCGAACCGCCACGGCCTGCTGCTGCCGGCCTCCCCCGTCCGCATGCACAGCAGCCGCTTGCACCAGATCAAACAGGAGGAGGGCATGGACTTGATCAACCGAGAGACCGTCCACGAGCGCGAGGTGCAGAACGCAATGCAGATAAGCCACTCCTGGGAGGAAAGTTTCAGCCTGAGTGACAACGATGTGGAGAAGTCCGCCTCCCCGAAGCGCATCGATTTCATTCCGGTGTCACCAGCACCGTCACCCACCCGGGGGATTGGGAAGCAGTGTTTTTCACCATCCTTGCAAAGTTTTGTGAGTAGCAATGGATTGCCTCCAAGTCCCATTCCCAGCCCAACGACTCGATTTACTACCCGGAGAAGCCAGAGTCCCATCAATTGCATTAGACCAAGTGTTCTTGGAccattgaaaagaaaatgtgaaatggaAACTGAGTATCAGCCAAAGAGATTTTTCCAGGGCATCACCAACATGCTTTCTTCTGACGTTGCCCAGCTGTCAGATCCTGGTGTGTGTGTATCGTCTGATACCCTTGATGGAAACAGCAGCAGCGCCGGATCTTCTTGTAACTCACCAGCGAAAGTCAGCACTACCACCGACTCTCCTGTGTCGCCTGCCCAAGCGGCCTCTCCATTTATTCCAGTAGATGAACTTTCATCTAAGTGA